In Zingiber officinale cultivar Zhangliang chromosome 1A, Zo_v1.1, whole genome shotgun sequence, a genomic segment contains:
- the LOC122004045 gene encoding protein transport protein sec31-like has product MQADLLKAQENISQSQQALTLANADKEKVETKLTDYQAGEVGRLRAYRRAYVTSVRIVPEVLINASEVQPLPLSDMEIMRHGRVILQRRALPHSSSTSIGGAAPANPPPRPARRGSSGVRPAPLARPTRPRTARPPRSASPARLRAAHPPRPATPVRPRAPRTARPTTPTPLQSVSPARATYIPGLGLGERRLGLGGRSGNVSFASPIFREASQAARQAHSTNDRLNHDAPSPSRRRARSPSDDFDSDGQPLAQRRQCRAPRPMSDSGPSSIPSPPPAAVASPPPPIVTPPPILNPVNDPPTPSGIQVEPPLAQPYASQQP; this is encoded by the exons ATGCAGGCCGACCTTCTGAAAGCTCAAGAGAACATTTCTCAAAGTCAACAAGCCTTGACTCTGGCCAACGCTGACAAGGAGAAGGTTGAGACTAAGCTGACAGATTACCAGGCAGGGGAAGTGGGTCGTCTGAGAGCCTACAGGCGAGCCTACGTTACctctgttaggatcgttc CTGAAGTCTTAATCAATGCTTCGGAGGTTCAGCCCCTTCCTCTGAGCGATATGGAAATAATGAGGCATGGTCGAGTTATCCTACAGAGGAGAGCACTCCCCCACTCATCTTCGACTTCAATCGGTGGGGCAGCCCCGGCCAATCCTCCACCCCGACCTGCTCGACGAGGGTCTTCTGGTGTCCGACCTGCTCCCTTAGCTCGCCCCACTCGCCCACGTACTGCACGTCCACCTCGGTCGGCCTCCCCTGCTCGCCTCCGGGCTGCACATCCACCTCGGCCGGCTACCCCTGTTCGCCCCCGAGCCCCACGTACAGCTCGGCCTACTACCCCCACACCCCTCCAATCAGTTAGTCCTGCCAGAGCCACTTATATCCCTGGTCTGGGCCTTGGTGAAAGACGTCTGGGCCTTGGTGGAAGATCAGGCAACGTTTCCTTCGCCAGCCCTATTTTCAGAGAAGCTTCTCAAGCAGCTCGCCAGGCCCACTCCACAAATGACCGTCTGAACCATGATGCCCCTTCTCCCTCTAGACGCAGGGCTCGATCACCTTCCGATGACTTTGACTCGGATGGCCAGCCGCTGGCTCAGAGACGTCAATGCCGAGCCCCTCGTCCTATGTCTGACTCAGGCCCGTCTtctatcccttctcctcctccagccGCAGTtgcctctcctccacctcccatTGTGACTCCGCCTCCAATCCTGAACCCGGTAAATGATCCCCCTACTCCATCTGGTATTCAGGTCGAGCCTCCGTTGGCTCAACCTTACGCATCGCAGCAACCTTAG